The sequence below is a genomic window from Blastopirellula retiformator.
CATCCCAGGTGAATACCGGGCCGAAGCGCTGGTCGCCGCTCTGCAAGACGAAGCCGCCGGCCAGCGGTTCCTGTTACCACGAGCCAGTCGCGGTCGCGACGTGTTGCCCAACGGCCTGACCGCCGCCGGAGGCGAGGTTACCGAGATCGTCGTCTACCAAAGCGTCGATACCGTGGAGCTTTCGCCCGAGCTACTCGAAGCCTGGGATGAGCAGCCAATCGACTACGTGCTTGTCACCAGTAGCGCCATCGCCCGAGCGACGGTCCGGCTATTGGGCGAGCGAGCCAAAGAGACGAAGTTCGTCACGATCAGCCCGATCACATCGGGCGCGCTGCGAGAAGTAGGCGCCGAACCGGCCGTCGAAGCGAGCGTCTACACGATGGACGGCGTGCTCGAAGCGCTGCTACAACACGTCGCCGGTAAGTAGCTCGAGCTTGGCGACGGAGATTGGGTGCATGGCGCCAAGTCCTCTCCTACCGCTGATAGATCGGCAGGAACCCGTAGTCCAACTGCATCATGATCAGGTTGCATGACGTGACGTAGATTGGGCCGACGGTCGTGTCGTCCCAGGCGCCGTCGTTGCGTTGCTTGCGAACGATCTCGCCGTAGAGTCGATCACGGAACGCTTCCCAAAATTCGCGATCACGGAAACCTTCGCGATAGACGACCTGGGCGTAATAGAGATACGTGTAGTGCCAATGGCTGAACGCTTGTTGTTGCGTTTGGATCTGGTGCAGGTTGTCTTTGCAGTAGTTGATCATCTTGTCGACCACTTCGCCACCATACTCGCCGGCGTTCTGCAAACAACAAACCGACGCGGCGGTGATCGCCGGACGCGACGTGCCGCGATTCTTCGAACTGTACGAGATGCCGCCATCCGGATTCTGACAACCGTAGATGTACTGCTTGGCCCGTTCAACTACTTCGGACGGAACCACGATGCCGGCGTTACGACAGCCGCGCAGGCCTTGCACCTGGGTGATGGTGGTCGAACCTTCGTCGAAGTCGTTGCCATCTTTCGCGCTGACGTATCCCCAACCGCCAGAAGTAGTCTGGGCCGAGACGGTAAACTCCACCGCCTTGGTCAAGGTGTTGATCAGCTCTTCTCTTCTTTCTTCATCTTCCTCTTCCCCCAACACCTGGGAGAGAAAGAGCATCGAGAAGCCGTGGCCGTAGGTGTAACGATTGTCGGTCAGCGGATCGCCAATCAGACCGTTGTCGCGCCGTTTGCTGTAGATGAAGTCGGTGACGCGGCGGATGTTTTTGGCGTACGGACCTTGGGTGGTGGTCGAACCAGAGGCGATCAGGGCCGTTCCCGCCAACGCGGCCATCGCGGTCGGATAGGCCTGACTGGCCCAATGACCGACGCGGGTTTGCGTGCGGGCGACCCAGTCGAGTCCTTTCCGCGTGGAGGTCAGCCAGCTTGTCTTGAGCGCCGAGTCAGCCGCCTGCAGCGACGAATTGCCCGCAAATCCTGCGGCCAAAGGTAGACCTGCGGCCAGACAACGAAGAGCGGCTCGGCGATTTAATCTGTCAGTCATCGGCATCCTTTGGAAAGCGGCGGATCTTTCCTCTCCCTTATTGTGGCTCATTCCGCAGCTTACGGCTATCTAATTCCTTCGTCGCAGAAACGGGCCGATTGGTTCATTTCCGCCAATCCGCCCGCAAAGTCGACGTATGCTCGCCACTTGCCCCGCCCTGCCCGAGTGGAGATTCGCCCGAAACCCTCACCCGCATAATCGGCGCGACCGATCCAAAAATAGTTCAGTCAGCTCATTGGGCAGGGAGAATTCTATGCGACTCGGAGGGATGTTAACCAACCGCCTGGTACTTACGATCGACCTCCATCTCTCGGCCCCCTCGCTGCAACTAGCCCACCATCGTCGCCTGCACGAGGTCGCGCGGAAACTGCTCAGCCATCTGGCCATACGCCAAATTCCAGCGACATTTGGTCTCTCGCGCCCCGGATACGGCCAACTTGCCGACTGGATTTCGTCCGATCCCCAGCATGAGACGGCCCTACTGATGCAGCCGAGCGGCGACTGGCGCCAGTGGGGGGGCAGCGGCTTGGTGGGAGAAGTTCGCCGTCTGGCGGGCGATTCGGTCCGCTCCGTATTCGCGCACGGGCCGCTGGGGCTAGATCACGCGTCCGCCCTCCGCAGTGCTGGAATCTTGGCGATCCGCGGCAATGGCGCCACATTGCCGGGCGCATCTCACCAGAATGGCACGCTCTGGTTTGAGCCCAACATCCAGGCTCCCTCTTTTCTGGCGAGGCTGACCGAGTGGCTGCCGCAACGTTTTGATTTTGCCAAGCCGACGCCAGCCCAAGTGATGCGGATTTGCGGCGAAACGGTCGCCAACGCCGGTCCGTGGGCGACCGATCAGGCGCTGCGGGCCATCGACTTCGCGGCGAAGTTTCGCGATCGGGGGGGCTCGGTAGAAACGCTGGCCAATTGCGCCAGCCAGCTGGAAGCTTCCCCGGTCAAAGCGGCCTAAATGCCGCTATTTTAGCTCGCGGAAGGTAGTAAACGCGAGAAAGGCGAGAACGGCGGATCCGACCACGAAGGCGATATCCATCGTGGTGCTAACCGATTGGAAGGGAACTCCAATCGCCAAATCGAGCGCAAACACCAAGAAAATGAGAATGGAGATAGCCATTCCCGTGATTGTTAGCGCTTTCGGCATGCGGCGACTCCTGTTTGGCCCCTGCACAAACCTGGTGAATTTTTCCCAGATTTCCCAGACGGTGTAGTATAACTCGCCTCCGCCAGATGTCACGCCCAGCGTGAGAAAAGTCCTTTCACGCAACAACTTGCGTGGGAAGTCCCGGCATCGTGGAGGAGGCAGAAACGAGGATTATTGATGACGGCCGGGGGTTTTGCAACCGGCGAAGAGGTCCTTATAGTACGCCGTAACTATTTCGCTCGCAAGCTTTTGGAACGCCAAACACATGAGTCTGCCCACCCCCTGGGACCAATTTCGTCAAGAGATGACCATCGCGCCGGAGTGGGCCTACTTCGATCACTCGTCGGTTTCCCCCCTCCCCCGGCGAACGGCCAATCTGATCCGTCAGTACGTCGACCAGGCGGCCGCCGGCGGAAATCTCCATTGGCCTGACTGGGCCAGAGCGGTCGAAAAGACCCGCAGTAAGATCGCCAGCCTGGTCAACGCCGATACGGACGAGATCGCCCTGCTCCCCAACACGACCCATGGGGTGTCGCTGGTCGCCGGAGGTTTTGACTGGAAACCGGGGGACAGCGTCGTTGTGCTCAATAACGAATTCCCCGCCAATCTGTATCCCTGGATGCATCTGGAGAGCATCGGCGTCGAAGTCCGTCAGGTGCAAGTCGAAGGCGCCGGACCGACGCTCGACGACATCGTCGCCGCGATCGACTCGACCACCCGTATCGTCGCCGTCAGTTGGGTCGCGTTCGCAACCGGTTATCGGCTCGACATCGCCAAGCTGACCGAGATGGTCCATGCCCATGGGGCGCTGATGTTTGTCGATGTGATTCAGGCGCTCGGCGTTTTCCCGTTCGACGTCAAAGCGACCGGCGTCGACTTCTTCGCTTCGACCAGTCAGAAGTGGCTGATGACGCCGGAGGGAGTCGGCATGTTCTACATCCGCCGCGAGCACCTCGACAAAGTCCGTCCGCTCTTCGTTGGTCCGTCGAGTATGGTCAAACCGTACGACTACGACCGGATCGCGCTCGAGTTCGCCGATAGCGCGCGGCGATTTGAAGGAGGCTCGAAAAATATGATCGGCTACATGGCGCTCGGCGGCAGCTTGGACCTGTTAATGGAGCTTGGCGCCGGCGCCGAGCAAAGCGCCGTCGGCGACCGCGTCTTGGAAATCGGCGACTTGGCGGTCGAGCGTTTGCAGTCGATTGGGGCGTCGATTTTCTCGGATCGTGAGGGAGATAAACGCTCTGGGATCATCTCCTTTGAGTTCCCGGGGCAAGACCCGAATCAACTGCGAAACCTTTGCGTCGACGCAAAGGTCGCGCTCAGCGTGCGCGGCGGTCGGCTGCGGATCAGTCCGCACGCCTACACCAACGAGGAAGATGTCGACCGCCTGGTAGAGGCGCTGCGCAGCGTTTGATGGCGGGTCGCCATCCGCTGATTTTCCAGCCAACCGCCGCCAATACCCTGTGCACAAAATACGCCTGAGAGGGATAGGCGCCCCCGATGATGGAATGATCTTACGAAAACCGCGGCAGCGACGTAGGCGAAACGCTTTTTGCAAAAAACCTGCGTGATACACTTCGATTAGCTCCTAACATATCATCAACAATCTCCTATCACCTTCGTTATTTAACAACGATCGTCTCGAAGGAATGTCGTTTGCCATTCGTGCAATTCGACCCAAGCGTCTAGCGACGCCTTGGCGCCTCACAGAATCATCTTTCATTATCTTTCCGATGAAGTTGAGGAGTCCTTCAAAATGACTGAAAACGAACAAGCCTTTGGCGTGACGCGGCGTGATGCATTCACGCTGGTCGAGCTGTTGGTCGTCATCGCCATTATCGGCGTGCTGATCGCACTGCTGCTGCCGGCCGTGCAACAATCTAAAGCAGATGGCGTTAGCCGCTCATATCTACCACGACGTCAACCAGGCGCTGCCGCCGGCCGGGTTTGGCGAAAACAGCACGGCCGAAGGCTGGGGCCGAAAAGCCTCTTGGCTGGTCCGCATCATGCCGGCGCTCGAATTGAGCGCAGCCGCCGATAGCTCCTTCTTCATCAACTCGTCGTTCGACATGATGAACGCCAGCTGGGCGGCGCCAGCGCGGCATTGGCAAGCGGCCGCGCAGCTGCGTGCTCCCGTCTTCAACTGCCCTTCGAGCCCGCTGCCGACTACCCGCAAGTACGCCACCAATGGTCCGACGCAAGCGCTGGGCGCTCCGGCGGAAATTGAAGTTCAAATCACCGACTACGCTTCCAACGGCGGCTGTGCTTTTGTCGGCGGTACGGTTGGTGACTGGAATCCGCGGGCATTCTGGGACTATAGCGGCATCAACTGCGACAACGGCGTGATCCCGATGATCTTGCGTGACTATCCGCCGCCGCAATTTCAAGGCTCGATCGTCGGCTTTCAGGACATCACCGATGGTACGTCCAATACGGCCATGTTCGGCGAGCAATCCGATTTCCACGAAGGAAACCCCGATAACGAGAAAGACTCGCGCGCTTCGCACGTCACCGGCGGGCTCTGGTCTTGCAGCACCGGCACTTCCAGCAGCACGATTTCTAATCACGTCGTCACCTACTTTGCGATCAACTACCCCGGCAACAGTTGGTGGTCGCAAGGGGGCTGGTGGGGCAACAGCGCGACCTGGATCAACACCGCGTATCGCTCGGCGCATCCTGGCGGCGTGCAGTTCGTCTTTTGCGACGGTTCGGTTCACTTCATCTCCGAGACGGTCGATCACAAGCCGGACGAATTCGTCGACAACAACGTGCTAGAGAACTTGGCGAATCGGCACGATGGATTTGTCGTCGACCAGTTCTAGGCCGTTCCTGAAAAATCTCGACGCGCGGCTACAGAGTAACGG
It includes:
- a CDS encoding prenyltransferase/squalene oxidase repeat-containing protein; this translates as MTDRLNRRAALRCLAAGLPLAAGFAGNSSLQAADSALKTSWLTSTRKGLDWVARTQTRVGHWASQAYPTAMAALAGTALIASGSTTTQGPYAKNIRRVTDFIYSKRRDNGLIGDPLTDNRYTYGHGFSMLFLSQVLGEEEDEERREELINTLTKAVEFTVSAQTTSGGWGYVSAKDGNDFDEGSTTITQVQGLRGCRNAGIVVPSEVVERAKQYIYGCQNPDGGISYSSKNRGTSRPAITAASVCCLQNAGEYGGEVVDKMINYCKDNLHQIQTQQQAFSHWHYTYLYYAQVVYREGFRDREFWEAFRDRLYGEIVRKQRNDGAWDDTTVGPIYVTSCNLIMMQLDYGFLPIYQR
- a CDS encoding aminotransferase class V-fold PLP-dependent enzyme encodes the protein MSLPTPWDQFRQEMTIAPEWAYFDHSSVSPLPRRTANLIRQYVDQAAAGGNLHWPDWARAVEKTRSKIASLVNADTDEIALLPNTTHGVSLVAGGFDWKPGDSVVVLNNEFPANLYPWMHLESIGVEVRQVQVEGAGPTLDDIVAAIDSTTRIVAVSWVAFATGYRLDIAKLTEMVHAHGALMFVDVIQALGVFPFDVKATGVDFFASTSQKWLMTPEGVGMFYIRREHLDKVRPLFVGPSSMVKPYDYDRIALEFADSARRFEGGSKNMIGYMALGGSLDLLMELGAGAEQSAVGDRVLEIGDLAVERLQSIGASIFSDREGDKRSGIISFEFPGQDPNQLRNLCVDAKVALSVRGGRLRISPHAYTNEEDVDRLVEALRSV
- a CDS encoding DUF1559 family PulG-like putative transporter, producing the protein MALAAHIYHDVNQALPPAGFGENSTAEGWGRKASWLVRIMPALELSAAADSSFFINSSFDMMNASWAAPARHWQAAAQLRAPVFNCPSSPLPTTRKYATNGPTQALGAPAEIEVQITDYASNGGCAFVGGTVGDWNPRAFWDYSGINCDNGVIPMILRDYPPPQFQGSIVGFQDITDGTSNTAMFGEQSDFHEGNPDNEKDSRASHVTGGLWSCSTGTSSSTISNHVVTYFAINYPGNSWWSQGGWWGNSATWINTAYRSAHPGGVQFVFCDGSVHFISETVDHKPDEFVDNNVLENLANRHDGFVVDQF